A single Phoenix dactylifera cultivar Barhee BC4 chromosome 1, palm_55x_up_171113_PBpolish2nd_filt_p, whole genome shotgun sequence DNA region contains:
- the LOC103722217 gene encoding protein DMP3-like, whose product MSLRTKSKSIKETPPPTEKTTKTPKTQSFEEEESLIEKPLPPPASLSRQALAQAITSTAHLANLLPTGTLLAFHLLTPVFTKNGSCDAATRFMTRSLLLLLAASCFLACFTDSFRSPDGRLYHGFATLRGMWLFDYPLPPSSAPPDLSKYRLRFVDFVHAVLSVLVFASVALRDKNVVDCFYPQPKHETKEVLDILPLGVGVICSLLFVVFPTRRRGIGYPVANEN is encoded by the coding sequence ATGTCTCTGCGAACCAAATCCAAAAGCATCAAAGAAACACCACCACCAACCGAGAAGACTACCAAAACTCCGAAAACACAATCctttgaggaagaagaaagcttAATAGAGAAACCCCTCCCACCCCCGGCCAGCCTCTCTCGACAAGCACTGGCTCAGGCTATAACAAGCACGGCTCACTTGGCCAACCTCCTCCCCACCGGCACCCTCCTCGCCTTCCACCTCCTCACCCCGGTCTTCACCAAGAATGGCTCATGCGACGCGGCTACCCGGTTCATGACGcgcagcctcctcctcctcctcgctgCCTCCTGCTTCCTTGCCTGCTTCACAGATAGCTTTCGATCGCCGGACGGGCGATTATACCACGGCTTCGCCACTCTTCGAGGGATGTGGCTCTTCGATTACCCCTTGCCGCCCTCCTCGGCACCGCCGGACCTGTCCAAGTACAGGCTAAGGTTCGTAGATTTCGTGCATGCGGTGCTTTCGGTGCTCGTGTTCGCATCGGTGGCGTTAAGAGACAAGAATGTGGTCGATTGCTTCTATCCACAGCCGAAGCATGAGACCAAGGAGGTCTTGGACATCTTGCCGCTGGGGGTAGGGGTTATATGCAGCTTGCTGTTTGTAGTCTTCCCTACAAGAAGGCGCGGCATTGGCTATCCGGTTGCCAACGAGAATTGA
- the LOC103722231 gene encoding protein DMP7-like, which produces MEDEDDTCKVLIEPLDGRSDRFEDESADKPNLIYVLNLILGGTARLNVLLPTATILTFTIFAPLLTNDGRCEDLNRWLMASFVALCAASCVFFTFTDSFRAVSGRLYYGVATFGGIWTFSGRRKAPPEPAVYKLRWSDLFHAVLSLVAFLTFAASHNDVVLCYYPRIPRKVINTVPLVVGFVVSLLFVVFPSRRRGIGYPFLLQRDAVYLRR; this is translated from the coding sequence ATGGAAGACGAGGACGACACCTGCAAAGTCCTCATCGAGCCCCTTGACGGCCGCTCTGACCGCTTTGAAGACGAGAGTGCCGATAAGCCCAACCTCATCTACGTCCTCAACTTGATCCTCGGCGGCACCGCCCGCCTCAACGTCCTCCTCCCCACCGCCACCATCCTCACCTTCACCATCTTCGCCCCCCTCCTCACCAACGACGGCAGGTGCGAGGACCTCAACCGCTGGCTCATGGCCTCCTTCGTCGCCCTCTGCGCCGCCTCCTGCGTCTTCTTCACATTCACCGATAGCTTCCGAGCCGTTTCGGGGAGGCTGTACTACGGCGTCGCAACGTTCGGAGGGATCTGGACGTTCAGCGGGCGCCGGAAGGCACCGCCGGAGCCGGCGGTGTACAAGCTTAGATGGTCGGACCTCTTCCATGCAGTGCTGTCGCTGGTGGCGTTTCTGACGTTTGCGGCGTCGCACAATGACGTAGTGCTGTGCTATTACCCTCGGATACCGCGGAAGGTGATCAATACGGTGCCGCTTGTAGTTGGCTTCGTGGTGAGCCTTCTGTTCGTGGTGTTTCCTTCCAGGAGGAGGGGGATTGGTTACCCTTTCTTGCTGCAGAGGGATGCCGTTTACTTGAGGCGCTGA